The Saccharomonospora glauca K62 genome has a segment encoding these proteins:
- the dut gene encoding dUTP diphosphatase: MQVLISRLDPDVALPSYAHPGDAGADLVTTSDVRIAPGERVVVGTGIAIALPAGYAGFVHPRSGLAARTGLSIVNAPGTIDSGYRGEIRVCLVNLDSEKPIVLRRGDRIAQLVVQRVERADFVEVEQLDETVRGAGGYGSTGGHAALGTES; this comes from the coding sequence GTGCAGGTCCTCATCTCCCGGCTCGACCCCGACGTCGCGTTGCCGTCGTACGCGCATCCCGGTGATGCGGGTGCCGATCTGGTGACGACGTCCGATGTGCGCATCGCGCCCGGTGAACGGGTGGTGGTGGGCACGGGCATCGCCATCGCGCTGCCCGCGGGGTACGCCGGTTTCGTGCATCCCCGCTCGGGCCTCGCGGCCAGGACGGGGCTTTCGATCGTCAACGCACCCGGAACGATCGACTCCGGTTACCGGGGCGAGATCCGGGTGTGCCTGGTCAACCTCGACTCCGAGAAGCCGATCGTGCTGCGGCGGGGGGACCGCATCGCGCAACTGGTGGTACAGCGGGTGGAGCGCGCCGACTTCGTCGAGGTCGAGCAGTTGGATGAGACGGTACGGGGAGCGGGCGGTTACGGCTCGACGGGTGGCCACGCCGCGCTCGGAACGGAGAGCTGA
- a CDS encoding DUF3093 domain-containing protein: MTESANTRTRTDLAYAERLTVSWWGWLLPLAAAVLLAAQIQFAYPALPPWAPYVVLVPLAVAAVLALGRTRLKVETGAEPQLWVGEAHLPLRYVAAVDVVTKRDKRKALGPELDPAAFCVHKPWIGPLVRVHLDDPDDPTPYWLFSTRRPEKIAALLTDSPAFGER; the protein is encoded by the coding sequence GTGACCGAGAGCGCGAACACGCGGACAAGAACTGATCTTGCGTATGCCGAGCGGCTCACCGTGTCCTGGTGGGGCTGGTTGCTACCGTTGGCGGCGGCCGTGCTCCTGGCGGCGCAGATCCAGTTCGCCTACCCCGCCCTGCCGCCGTGGGCGCCCTACGTGGTGCTCGTTCCCCTGGCCGTCGCGGCGGTCCTCGCTCTCGGGCGGACGCGGCTGAAGGTGGAGACGGGCGCCGAGCCGCAGTTGTGGGTGGGCGAGGCTCACCTGCCGCTGCGGTACGTCGCGGCCGTGGACGTGGTGACCAAACGCGACAAGCGCAAGGCGCTGGGGCCGGAACTCGATCCGGCGGCGTTCTGCGTCCACAAACCCTGGATCGGGCCGCTGGTGCGGGTCCACCTCGACGACCCGGACGACCCGACCCCCTACTGGCTGTTCAGCACACGCCGCCCGGAGAAGATCGCGGCACTGCTGACCGACTCCCCCGCCTTCGGCGAGCGCTGA
- a CDS encoding DUF4193 domain-containing protein, producing MATDYDAPRRSEADELAEDSLEELKARRNETQSGVVDVDEDATAENFELPGADLSGLSSEDVTVKVVPKQADEFTCSVCFLVHHRSRLAEESGGRLICRDCA from the coding sequence ATGGCGACCGACTACGACGCTCCGCGCCGCAGCGAAGCCGACGAGCTGGCCGAAGACTCGTTGGAGGAGTTGAAGGCGAGGCGCAACGAGACTCAGTCCGGTGTCGTGGACGTCGACGAGGACGCGACGGCGGAGAACTTCGAGCTCCCCGGCGCCGACCTCTCCGGGCTGTCGAGTGAGGACGTGACGGTGAAGGTCGTGCCCAAGCAGGCCGACGAATTCACCTGCTCCGTCTGCTTCCTGGTGCATCACCGCAGCAGGCTCGCCGAGGAGTCCGGTGGGCGCCTGATCTGCCGCGACTGCGCCTGA
- the cei gene encoding envelope integrity protein Cei, whose protein sequence is MAAGSGGRAGADRKRTVRPYRKRKPLPALIFLGVLGIAAVVVWVNVISTSSDIAEAVTCDPRPTPPAGTTFTPLPYDALTTTSPIPPSQVEVTVLNANNTRGQASIATEALKQLGFTRVTEPANDTVYTDGTVANCHGQIRFGPAGERAARTVHLVDPCLELIKDDRKDASVDLAIGTSFNDVNPSDAAVEILNQLKSWAAEHEQDETDAQTTDGAGPVIDEKLLTETLPKHC, encoded by the coding sequence GTGGCGGCGGGGTCAGGGGGTCGCGCAGGGGCCGACAGGAAGCGGACGGTTCGTCCCTACCGCAAGCGGAAACCGTTGCCCGCACTCATCTTTTTGGGTGTGTTGGGAATCGCGGCCGTGGTCGTGTGGGTGAACGTGATCAGCACATCGAGCGACATCGCCGAAGCCGTCACGTGTGATCCCCGGCCGACCCCACCCGCGGGCACGACGTTCACACCGCTGCCCTACGACGCCCTCACGACCACCTCACCGATCCCGCCCTCGCAGGTCGAGGTCACGGTGCTCAACGCGAACAACACCCGCGGCCAGGCCTCGATCGCCACCGAAGCGCTGAAGCAGCTCGGGTTCACCCGTGTGACCGAACCGGCCAACGACACCGTGTACACGGACGGCACCGTGGCGAACTGCCACGGTCAGATCCGCTTCGGCCCCGCCGGGGAACGCGCCGCCCGCACGGTCCACCTCGTGGACCCCTGCCTGGAGCTGATCAAGGACGACCGCAAGGACGCGTCGGTGGATCTCGCGATCGGCACGAGCTTCAACGACGTGAACCCGTCCGACGCCGCCGTGGAGATCCTCAACCAATTGAAGTCCTGGGCGGCGGAGCACGAGCAGGACGAGACCGACGCGCAGACCACGGACGGCGCCGGTCCCGTCATCGACGAGAAGCTGCTCACCGAGACCCTGCCCAAGCACTGCTGA
- a CDS encoding inositol monophosphatase family protein, which yields MESDSEILTAVAERVASEAADLVRDAYESMLTGTTVTVDTKTSETDVVTAVDTASERLVRERLAELRPGEPVLGEEEGADGAVRSSGGVTWVVDPIDGTVNFLYGLPWFAVSVAAQIDGVSVAGAVVEPVSRRHWTATRGKGAWLDGRPLRVSEPAGLDVALLATGFAYRPERRARQAEFAAKLLGRVRDLRRQGSAALDLCAVGAGWVDAYVEHGLNRWDWAAGALVAAEAGAVVTLPGEDSALGPDAVLAAAPSIADPLRITLLECGVDRV from the coding sequence GTGGAATCCGACTCCGAGATCCTGACCGCCGTCGCCGAGCGAGTGGCCTCCGAGGCCGCCGATCTCGTACGTGACGCCTACGAGTCCATGCTGACCGGCACGACCGTGACCGTCGACACGAAGACTAGTGAGACCGACGTGGTGACGGCGGTGGACACCGCGTCGGAACGCCTGGTGCGCGAACGTCTGGCCGAGCTGAGGCCGGGGGAGCCGGTCCTCGGTGAGGAGGAGGGCGCCGACGGCGCGGTCCGCTCGTCCGGGGGGGTGACCTGGGTGGTGGACCCGATCGACGGGACCGTGAACTTCCTGTACGGGCTGCCGTGGTTCGCCGTGTCCGTGGCCGCGCAGATCGACGGTGTCTCCGTCGCCGGAGCCGTGGTGGAGCCCGTGTCGCGGCGTCACTGGACCGCCACGCGGGGGAAGGGTGCGTGGCTGGACGGGCGGCCGTTGCGGGTCTCGGAGCCCGCCGGACTCGACGTGGCGTTGCTCGCCACCGGGTTCGCCTATCGGCCCGAACGTCGTGCGCGCCAGGCGGAGTTCGCGGCGAAGCTGCTGGGCCGGGTTCGGGACCTGCGTAGGCAGGGGTCCGCGGCGCTCGACCTGTGCGCGGTCGGGGCGGGCTGGGTGGACGCCTACGTGGAGCACGGGCTCAACCGGTGGGACTGGGCCGCGGGCGCGCTCGTCGCGGCCGAGGCGGGCGCGGTGGTGACCCTGCCGGGGGAGGACTCGGCTTTGGGGCCCGACGCCGTCCTGGCCGCCGCACCCTCCATTGCGGACCCGTTGCGGATCACGTTGCTGGAGTGCGGCGTCGACCGGGTCTGA
- the ppgK gene encoding polyphosphate--glucose phosphotransferase gives MTANRGFGIDIGGSGIKGALVDLDKGELIGDRLRIDTPKPSTPEAVADVVARIVEHFGWDGPVGITLPAVIKKGVAQTAANIDPSWIGLDAGALFAERLGRDIGDVAMLNDADAAGMAEMRFGDPAARKGVVALLTFGTGIGSALFQNGSLMPNTEFGHIEVDGHDAEKKAAASAKDNEGLSYPDWAKRVNRYLTVLENLIWPDLFIVGGGVSKKSHKWVPLLDIRTPVITASLLNNAGIVGAAAAAKEGLSH, from the coding sequence ATGACGGCGAACCGTGGGTTCGGCATCGACATCGGCGGCAGTGGCATCAAGGGCGCCCTCGTCGACCTGGACAAGGGTGAGCTCATCGGCGACCGGCTGCGCATCGACACGCCCAAGCCGTCGACGCCCGAGGCGGTGGCCGACGTCGTGGCCCGGATCGTGGAGCACTTCGGCTGGGACGGCCCTGTCGGCATCACGCTTCCCGCCGTCATCAAGAAGGGAGTCGCCCAGACGGCCGCCAACATCGACCCGAGCTGGATCGGCCTCGACGCCGGCGCGCTGTTCGCCGAACGGCTCGGCCGTGACATCGGCGACGTGGCCATGCTGAACGACGCCGACGCCGCCGGCATGGCCGAGATGCGGTTCGGCGACCCCGCCGCCCGGAAGGGCGTCGTCGCGTTGCTGACCTTCGGGACCGGCATCGGCAGCGCGCTGTTCCAGAACGGCTCGCTCATGCCCAACACCGAGTTCGGGCACATCGAGGTCGACGGCCACGACGCGGAGAAGAAGGCGGCGGCCTCGGCGAAGGACAACGAGGGGCTCTCCTACCCCGATTGGGCTAAGCGCGTCAATCGTTATTTGACCGTGTTGGAAAACCTCATCTGGCCCGACCTGTTCATCGTGGGCGGCGGTGTGAGCAAGAAGTCGCACAAGTGGGTGCCCCTGCTGGACATCCGAACGCCGGTCATCACCGCATCGTTGCTGAACAACGCGGGAATCGTGGGGGCGGCCGCCGCCGCGAAGGAGGGACTCTCGCACTGA
- a CDS encoding RNA polymerase sigma factor, with translation MTDRCERAYVAAAKTATRSGTKTTSAAEPATADETTAAVDGTATPEAKSSGRKTAAKKAPAKSAKTTRTRKTTTTKSSKAKTTRSKTTKAKSSKSKAKTSAALGDDVDATELEDVDLSDLDVDAVEVDVVDATVTEDSDDEDSDSRNDPDFVWDEEESEALRQARKDAELTASADSVRAYLKQIGKVALLNAEEEVELAKRIEAGLYAAERLRVAEEEGEKLSTQMRRDLKWIVRDGERAKSHLLEANLRLVVSLAKRYTGRGMAFLDLIQEGNLGLIRAVEKFDYTKGFKFSTYATWWIRQAITRAMADQARTIRIPVHMVEVINKLGRIQRELLQDLGREPTPEELAKEMDISPEKVLEIQQYAREPISLDQTIGDEGDSQLGDFIEDSEAVVAVDAVSFTLLQDQLQSVLQTLSEREAGVVRLRFGLTDGQPRTLDEIGQVYGVTRERIRQIESKTMSKLRHPSRSQVLRDYLD, from the coding sequence GTGACCGACCGCTGCGAAAGGGCGTACGTGGCAGCCGCAAAGACCGCAACCCGAAGCGGGACGAAGACAACGAGCGCCGCCGAACCGGCGACTGCCGACGAGACCACGGCGGCCGTGGACGGCACGGCCACGCCGGAAGCGAAGTCGTCGGGTCGCAAGACGGCCGCGAAGAAGGCTCCCGCGAAGTCCGCGAAGACCACCCGGACCCGCAAGACCACCACCACGAAGTCCAGCAAGGCGAAGACGACCCGGTCGAAGACCACCAAGGCCAAGAGCTCCAAGAGCAAGGCCAAGACGTCCGCCGCGCTGGGTGACGACGTCGACGCCACCGAGCTCGAAGACGTCGATCTCTCCGACCTCGACGTCGACGCCGTGGAGGTGGACGTCGTCGACGCCACCGTGACGGAGGACTCGGACGACGAGGACTCGGACTCGCGCAACGACCCCGACTTCGTCTGGGACGAGGAGGAGTCCGAGGCGCTGCGTCAGGCTCGCAAGGACGCCGAACTCACCGCCTCGGCCGACTCGGTGCGCGCCTACCTCAAGCAGATCGGCAAGGTCGCGCTGCTCAACGCCGAGGAGGAGGTCGAGCTCGCCAAGCGCATCGAGGCCGGCCTCTACGCCGCCGAGCGGCTGCGGGTGGCCGAGGAGGAGGGCGAGAAGCTCTCCACCCAAATGCGCCGCGACCTGAAGTGGATCGTGCGGGACGGGGAGCGCGCCAAGAGCCACCTGCTGGAGGCCAACCTCCGTCTGGTGGTGTCGCTGGCCAAGCGCTACACCGGGCGCGGGATGGCCTTCCTCGACCTCATCCAGGAAGGCAACCTGGGTCTGATCCGCGCGGTCGAGAAGTTCGACTACACCAAGGGCTTCAAGTTCTCCACCTACGCGACGTGGTGGATCCGCCAGGCCATCACCAGGGCCATGGCCGACCAGGCCCGCACCATCCGGATCCCGGTCCACATGGTGGAGGTCATCAACAAGCTCGGCCGGATCCAGCGCGAACTGCTGCAGGACCTGGGTCGCGAGCCCACGCCCGAGGAGCTCGCCAAGGAGATGGACATCTCCCCCGAGAAGGTCCTGGAGATCCAGCAGTACGCCCGCGAGCCGATCTCGCTCGACCAGACGATCGGCGACGAGGGCGACTCGCAGCTCGGCGACTTCATCGAAGACTCCGAGGCCGTCGTGGCCGTCGACGCCGTCTCCTTCACGCTGCTGCAGGACCAGCTGCAGTCGGTGCTGCAGACCCTGTCCGAGCGTGAGGCCGGCGTGGTCCGGCTGCGGTTCGGGCTCACCGACGGTCAGCCGCGCACCCTCGACGAGATCGGCCAGGTCTACGGCGTGACGCGCGAGCGCATCCGGCAGATCGAGTCGAAGACCATGTCGAAGCTGCGTCACCCGTCGCGGTCCCAGGTCCTGCGCGACTACCTGGACTGA
- a CDS encoding EamA family transporter: MADAVPAPIVFVISGISMYVGAALAVWLFDVATPAGVAWLRCLGAALILLAWRRPGRRAWRGRALALAGTFGVVTAGMNVLFYEAIARLPLGTAVAIEFAGPVVVAALGSRGVRDYVALLGVTVGVVLIADVQWEGSPSGVLFALGAATAWAGYIVLGRRVALAGNGVDSLAVGFTVATVVLSPLLLGTTAVWGEPDLLAFAVGVGLLSTVVPYVLDQVVLRRVGQARFALLLALLPVTAGVIGFVVLGQVPTLGEAFGILAVVVGVALRSNTSGEERAG; encoded by the coding sequence ATGGCGGACGCCGTTCCCGCGCCCATCGTGTTCGTTATCAGCGGAATCTCGATGTACGTCGGCGCGGCGCTCGCCGTCTGGCTGTTCGACGTCGCGACACCCGCCGGAGTGGCCTGGCTACGGTGCCTCGGTGCGGCGCTCATCCTGTTGGCGTGGCGCAGGCCGGGACGGCGGGCCTGGCGAGGCCGGGCGTTGGCTCTCGCGGGGACTTTCGGCGTGGTGACGGCCGGGATGAACGTGTTGTTCTACGAGGCCATCGCCCGCTTGCCCCTGGGAACGGCGGTGGCGATCGAATTCGCGGGTCCCGTGGTGGTCGCCGCGCTCGGGTCGCGGGGAGTGCGGGACTACGTCGCGCTCCTGGGAGTCACGGTGGGTGTCGTGCTCATCGCCGACGTCCAGTGGGAGGGCAGCCCGAGCGGTGTTCTCTTCGCCCTGGGCGCGGCGACGGCGTGGGCCGGCTACATCGTGCTGGGACGGCGCGTGGCGCTCGCGGGGAACGGGGTGGACAGCCTGGCGGTGGGGTTCACCGTCGCCACGGTGGTGCTCTCACCGTTGCTGCTCGGGACGACCGCCGTGTGGGGTGAGCCCGATCTCCTGGCGTTCGCCGTCGGGGTGGGGTTGTTGTCCACCGTCGTGCCGTACGTGCTCGACCAGGTGGTACTACGGCGCGTCGGGCAGGCTCGGTTCGCGCTGCTGTTGGCGCTGCTGCCCGTGACGGCCGGTGTCATCGGGTTCGTGGTGTTGGGACAGGTGCCGACACTCGGCGAGGCGTTCGGCATTCTCGCCGTGGTGGTCGGGGTGGCGTTGCGCTCGAACACCTCCGGTGAGGAGCGCGCTGGCTGA
- a CDS encoding DUF7455 domain-containing protein, protein MTTTTLTRPELTAADRCDRCGAAAQMRAVLPSGGELLFCGHHGREYEAKLKELDADIQR, encoded by the coding sequence ATGACAACGACGACGCTCACCCGCCCCGAACTGACCGCTGCGGACCGTTGTGACCGTTGCGGAGCAGCCGCACAGATGCGCGCCGTTCTCCCGAGCGGCGGAGAGCTGTTGTTCTGTGGCCACCACGGCCGTGAGTACGAGGCCAAGCTGAAAGAGCTGGACGCCGACATCCAGCGCTGA
- a CDS encoding ROK family transcriptional regulator translates to MTSTPVARPDEVRRYNRASLLRLLHLGGPSTRAELAHELGLNRSTIKALVDGLAESGVVAERVPRPGRQAGRPSLLVLPQPEAAVVLAVDIQVEHVALALVGLGGEILGRNSWKLHNRTRAPGEVLTRIVESTAPLAADLGVQPVACGVSVPGVVRRLDGHVHEAPNLRWSDVALGERLSAALGVRAIVGNDAELGALAEHLRGTAREVDDVVFVSADVGVGGGVISQGTALRGTTGYVGELGHMVVRPQGRECYCGSRGCWETEVGEAAFCRALGLPEDSPRGAVVVELRALEADPDAARRRLGELAEWLTLGLVNVVNLLGPELVVLGDLFTELPDVVLEEVANQVRQRSMVSRAMGGVRVERSALGRDAKLLGAAEVAFEEIMDTV, encoded by the coding sequence GTGACCAGCACGCCCGTGGCCCGGCCCGACGAGGTGAGACGGTACAACCGTGCGAGCTTGTTACGCCTGCTCCACCTCGGCGGGCCGAGCACCCGAGCGGAGCTCGCCCACGAGCTGGGCCTCAACCGGAGCACCATCAAGGCGCTCGTCGACGGGCTCGCCGAGTCGGGCGTGGTGGCCGAGCGGGTGCCGCGGCCGGGCAGGCAGGCGGGCAGACCGTCGCTGCTGGTGCTGCCCCAGCCCGAGGCCGCCGTCGTGCTGGCCGTGGACATTCAGGTCGAGCACGTCGCGTTGGCCCTGGTCGGGCTCGGCGGTGAGATCCTCGGCCGCAACAGTTGGAAACTCCACAACCGCACCCGCGCGCCCGGCGAGGTCCTCACCCGCATCGTGGAGTCCACCGCGCCCCTGGCGGCCGACCTGGGAGTCCAGCCGGTGGCGTGCGGGGTGTCGGTGCCGGGGGTGGTCCGCCGTCTCGACGGACACGTGCACGAGGCCCCGAACCTGCGGTGGAGTGACGTGGCCCTGGGGGAGCGGCTGTCGGCCGCGCTCGGGGTCCGGGCCATCGTGGGCAACGACGCCGAGCTGGGGGCCCTGGCCGAACACCTGCGGGGAACCGCGCGGGAGGTCGACGACGTGGTGTTCGTGTCGGCCGACGTCGGGGTGGGCGGCGGCGTCATCTCCCAGGGCACGGCGTTGCGCGGCACGACGGGATACGTGGGCGAGCTCGGGCACATGGTGGTGCGCCCGCAGGGCCGCGAGTGCTACTGCGGCAGCCGGGGCTGCTGGGAGACCGAGGTCGGGGAAGCGGCGTTCTGCCGCGCCCTGGGCCTGCCCGAGGACAGTCCGCGGGGTGCCGTGGTGGTGGAGCTTCGCGCGTTGGAGGCCGATCCCGACGCGGCGCGTCGCCGTCTCGGGGAGCTGGCGGAGTGGCTGACCCTCGGCCTCGTCAACGTGGTGAACCTCCTGGGCCCCGAACTCGTCGTTCTCGGCGACCTCTTCACCGAGCTGCCCGACGTGGTGCTGGAGGAGGTGGCGAATCAGGTGCGGCAGCGCAGCATGGTGAGCCGCGCCATGGGCGGGGTCCGGGTGGAGCGCTCCGCCCTGGGCCGCGACGCCAAGCTCCTGGGCGCGGCCGAGGTCGCGTTCGAGGAGATCATGGACACGGTGTAG
- a CDS encoding sugar ABC transporter permease, which yields MTQTPTAPKSAAISDFGIDTTAMSTSEAVRDYFARLRAGQLGSLPALLGLVVLVVVFASLSDVFLSLNNLANLLAQGAGQTIIAMGIVFVLLVGEIDLSAGTASGVTAAVLAMHFVENGNLLGGMGSTVFVLFNLALALAAVLAALLRIWAGAVMSVLGIVLTVSGFTANPWVEMLLALCVGTAIGCITGFLVARIGMPSFVVTLALFLTWQGVILQFIGEGGVLGISTSPVLNAVANGNLSVFGSWLLCAVAVGGFAATVLGRHIRRLRRGLVTQPTTIVGLKVGGVAVLGVVATALLTINRSPNPTIEIRGVPYVVPIVLALLAVGTYVLNRTRYGRHIYAVGGNREAARRAGIDVTRIRASVFVVCSSVAALGAIVYSSKVGSVDPQAGGLNTLLFAVGAAVIGGTSLFGGKGRVSDAVIGGTVLAVVSNGLGLLKQPAAVVSIITGLVLLLAATVDAVSRKRAAGAAR from the coding sequence ATGACGCAAACCCCTACCGCACCGAAAAGTGCGGCGATCTCCGACTTCGGGATCGACACCACCGCGATGTCGACGTCCGAAGCCGTGCGCGACTACTTCGCGCGCCTGCGCGCCGGGCAGCTCGGGTCGTTGCCGGCCCTGCTCGGCCTCGTGGTGCTCGTGGTGGTGTTCGCCTCCCTGTCGGACGTCTTCCTGTCGTTGAACAACCTCGCCAACCTGCTCGCGCAGGGAGCGGGACAGACCATCATCGCGATGGGCATCGTGTTCGTGCTCTTGGTCGGTGAGATCGACCTGTCGGCGGGCACCGCCTCCGGTGTCACGGCGGCGGTCCTCGCGATGCACTTCGTCGAGAACGGCAACCTGCTCGGGGGCATGGGCTCGACAGTGTTCGTCCTGTTCAACCTCGCGCTCGCCCTCGCCGCGGTCCTCGCGGCGTTGCTCCGCATCTGGGCGGGTGCCGTGATGTCGGTGCTCGGCATCGTCCTCACCGTGTCCGGGTTCACCGCCAATCCGTGGGTGGAGATGTTGCTCGCGCTGTGCGTGGGCACCGCCATCGGATGCATCACCGGCTTCCTCGTGGCTCGGATCGGGATGCCGTCGTTCGTGGTGACGCTCGCGCTGTTCCTCACGTGGCAGGGAGTGATCCTGCAGTTCATCGGCGAGGGGGGCGTGCTCGGTATCTCCACCTCGCCGGTGCTGAACGCTGTCGCGAACGGCAACCTGTCCGTGTTCGGCAGTTGGCTGCTCTGCGCCGTCGCCGTCGGAGGATTCGCCGCCACCGTGCTGGGACGGCACATTCGGCGGCTGCGGCGTGGTCTCGTGACCCAGCCGACCACCATCGTCGGGCTCAAGGTGGGTGGCGTCGCCGTCCTCGGCGTGGTGGCGACCGCCCTGCTCACGATCAACCGATCCCCCAACCCCACCATCGAGATCCGCGGTGTCCCATACGTGGTGCCCATCGTGCTGGCGTTGCTCGCCGTCGGGACCTACGTCCTCAACCGCACTCGCTACGGCAGGCACATCTACGCCGTCGGCGGGAACCGGGAGGCCGCTCGGAGGGCGGGTATCGACGTGACACGCATCAGGGCGAGCGTGTTCGTCGTGTGTTCCTCGGTGGCCGCGCTCGGCGCGATCGTGTACTCGTCGAAGGTCGGTTCGGTCGACCCGCAGGCGGGTGGGCTCAACACGCTGCTGTTCGCCGTGGGGGCCGCCGTGATCGGCGGTACGTCCCTGTTCGGCGGCAAGGGTCGGGTGTCCGACGCCGTCATCGGTGGCACCGTGCTCGCCGTGGTGTCCAACGGTCTCGGGTTGCTCAAGCAACCCGCCGCGGTCGTGTCGATCATCACGGGACTCGTCCTGCTGCTCGCCGCCACTGTGGACGCGGTGTCGCGCAAGCGCGCGGCCGGCGCGGCCCGTTGA
- a CDS encoding ATP-binding cassette domain-containing protein, translating into MTEVVTHPEAAGEAAPEPVLELREVNKSFGPVHVLHDVDFTVRAGEVTALVGDNGAGKSTLVKCIAGIHTVDSGTIRFKGNEVTIRGPKDAAELGIEVVYQDLALSDNLDIVQNMFLGRERGSAWLLDEAGMEEAARKTLASLSVRTVKSVRTPVSALSGGQRQTVAIAKSVLWESSVVLLDEPTAALGVAQTRQVLDLVRRLAEQGLGVVLISHNMADVFEVSDRIAVLYLGRMVAEVRTKDVTHGQVVELITAGRSGDLGLARPENAAL; encoded by the coding sequence ATGACCGAGGTCGTGACACATCCCGAGGCCGCGGGCGAGGCCGCGCCGGAGCCGGTGCTCGAACTCCGCGAGGTCAACAAGAGTTTCGGGCCGGTACACGTACTGCACGATGTGGACTTCACCGTGCGAGCGGGCGAGGTGACCGCCCTCGTCGGCGACAACGGCGCAGGAAAGTCCACATTGGTCAAATGCATCGCGGGCATCCACACCGTGGACTCGGGGACCATTCGTTTCAAGGGCAACGAGGTGACCATCCGCGGGCCCAAGGACGCCGCCGAGCTGGGCATCGAGGTCGTCTACCAGGACCTCGCGTTGTCCGACAACCTCGACATCGTGCAGAACATGTTCCTCGGCAGGGAACGGGGAAGCGCGTGGCTGCTCGACGAGGCCGGCATGGAGGAGGCGGCACGCAAGACACTGGCGTCGCTGTCGGTGCGCACGGTGAAGTCCGTGCGCACCCCGGTCTCCGCGCTCTCCGGTGGCCAGCGGCAGACCGTGGCCATCGCCAAGTCCGTGCTGTGGGAGAGCTCGGTGGTGCTGCTCGACGAGCCCACGGCCGCCCTCGGCGTCGCCCAGACACGGCAGGTCCTCGACCTCGTGCGCAGGCTCGCCGAGCAGGGGCTCGGGGTGGTGCTCATCAGCCACAACATGGCCGACGTGTTCGAGGTATCCGACCGGATCGCCGTGCTGTACCTGGGACGCATGGTTGCCGAGGTGCGCACGAAGGACGTCACCCACGGGCAGGTGGTCGAGCTGATCACCGCCGGCCGCTCCGGCGACCTCGGCCTCGCCCGGCCCGAGAACGCGGCTCTGTGA
- a CDS encoding sugar ABC transporter substrate-binding protein: MRRRFRLSACAVALGLSLTLSACGANAGGGDAAGEETTSGQSDAPLGKVGVILPETASSARWEGFDKPMLEEALRAKGFDPDIQNAQGDVQKFSTLADGMIAQGVKVLIISSINSEIGGAVAAKAQAAGIPTIDYDRLNLGGSSEYYVSFDNVRVGELQGEGLAEALDGERGAEVIEIEGAPTDHNATLFHEGQRNVLQPLYDSGELELVRSQPIDDWNNQEGGRVFEQILTSNGGEVDGVVAANDGLASAVITVLKKYGLNGKVPVTGQDATAEGLRAILRGDQYMTVFKPVKEEAEATAELAAALVNGDESAAERVATDSVEDPQGKREVRAVLLEPYLITKDNVKQVVDEGYVSADDICTRDLADVCSELGIE, translated from the coding sequence ATGCGACGACGCTTCCGACTCAGCGCCTGCGCGGTTGCGCTGGGCCTTTCCCTCACCCTGTCGGCCTGTGGTGCGAATGCCGGTGGTGGTGACGCCGCCGGGGAGGAGACCACGAGCGGACAGTCGGACGCCCCACTCGGCAAGGTGGGCGTGATCCTGCCCGAGACCGCCTCGTCGGCCCGCTGGGAGGGCTTCGACAAGCCCATGCTGGAAGAGGCGCTGCGTGCGAAGGGCTTCGACCCGGACATCCAGAACGCGCAGGGCGACGTGCAGAAGTTCTCGACCCTGGCCGACGGCATGATCGCGCAAGGGGTGAAGGTGCTGATCATCTCGTCGATCAACAGCGAGATCGGCGGCGCCGTGGCGGCCAAGGCCCAGGCCGCGGGCATTCCCACCATCGACTACGACCGCCTGAACCTCGGCGGCAGCTCCGAGTACTACGTCTCCTTCGACAACGTCCGCGTCGGCGAGCTGCAGGGCGAAGGTCTCGCCGAAGCTCTGGACGGAGAGCGCGGAGCCGAGGTGATCGAGATCGAGGGCGCTCCGACCGACCACAACGCCACGCTGTTCCACGAGGGACAGCGCAACGTGCTCCAGCCCCTCTACGACTCCGGGGAACTGGAGCTCGTGCGCAGTCAGCCGATCGACGACTGGAACAACCAGGAGGGGGGTCGGGTCTTCGAACAGATCCTGACCTCCAACGGCGGTGAGGTCGACGGCGTGGTCGCCGCCAACGACGGACTCGCCAGCGCCGTCATCACGGTGCTGAAGAAGTACGGCCTGAACGGCAAGGTGCCCGTCACCGGTCAGGACGCCACGGCGGAGGGCCTGCGGGCCATCCTGCGCGGGGACCAGTACATGACCGTGTTCAAGCCGGTCAAGGAGGAGGCCGAGGCCACGGCCGAGCTGGCCGCCGCGCTCGTCAACGGCGACGAGTCCGCCGCCGAGCGGGTCGCCACGGATTCCGTCGAAGACCCCCAGGGCAAGCGTGAGGTTCGCGCGGTGTTGTTGGAGCCGTACCTGATCACGAAGGACAACGTGAAGCAGGTCGTCGACGAGGGCTACGTCTCGGCCGACGACATCTGCACGCGGGATCTCGCCGACGTCTGCTCCGAGCTCGGGATCGAGTGA